TCAAGCAGAGTCCACTCAGACACATCAGTGACGTGAAGTTCAGGCTCTGGTCTTCATTCAGGAATTTGGAAATCTCGAAAAATCGGGCAGGATTTATTTTGATAAAAGGATCAAGAGCTTCTGCGTTCAATTCAAGGATGTCATCGCCGAATTTTTCCTGAAGTTTCTGGTGGATTTGCTCGGGAGTCATACGTTCGCCCTTTCCTGAAGTTTGCGTTTGATCAAACTTTCCTTGCGAATCTTTTCCTGGATTTTGATTATACCATCGATAAGCGCTTCAGGTCTGGGTGGGCAGCCGGTGACATAAACATCAACCGGGACAATCAAATCGACTCCTTTCAGAACGTGGTAGCCGTGCTGCCAGTAAGGTCCGCCGCTGGTGGCGCAGCTCCCCATGGAAAGCACGTACTTGGGTTCCGGCATCTGGTCGTAAAGCCGCTGGATTCGCTCAGCCATTTTAATCGTGACCGTGCCGGCAACAATCATCAAATCCGTTTGCCTCGGACTCGGCCGCATGACGCCTGCGCCAAAACGGTCCAGATCGTAACGGGAAGCCGCAGTAGCCATCATTTCGATAGCACAGCATGCCAACCCGAACGTCATAGGCCACAAAGAAGAGAGTCGCGCCCAGCTGAGCACTTTATCAACAGACGTAATAAAAAGATTGTCACCGTAGTTGCCTTCTTCCAGGAATCGTTGTTCCTCGGTAATAAATGGGGGTTTTTTGACTTTGGCCATCAGGACTCTCCTTCGTTTAATTAACA
The candidate division KSB1 bacterium DNA segment above includes these coding regions:
- a CDS encoding NADH-quinone oxidoreductase subunit C; translation: MTPEQIHQKLQEKFGDDILELNAEALDPFIKINPARFFEISKFLNEDQSLNFTSLMCLSGLCL
- the nuoB gene encoding NADH-quinone oxidoreductase subunit NuoB, with amino-acid sequence MAKVKKPPFITEEQRFLEEGNYGDNLFITSVDKVLSWARLSSLWPMTFGLACCAIEMMATAASRYDLDRFGAGVMRPSPRQTDLMIVAGTVTIKMAERIQRLYDQMPEPKYVLSMGSCATSGGPYWQHGYHVLKGVDLIVPVDVYVTGCPPRPEALIDGIIKIQEKIRKESLIKRKLQERANV